The following are encoded together in the Capsulimonas corticalis genome:
- a CDS encoding DUF6785 family protein — MSNFHDMNKNEAEAPGEGAPAVAADSGSQGYRSVTLRAVLIGLALLPVNAFWLILMERVRYSAHPTTVSLFFNTVFILVFLVGINSAVARFLGKKWALRQGELLLIYAMVNIGSCMASHDFIQVLIPSLSWPFSQATAANNYQLLLWPHLPRWAMMADSGAAKGFWEGNDSLYTPQHLHAWLLPMVVWTTFVVVLLFVMQCVNVLIRKQWADNERLGFPLTKIPLELTDAQPGGRGQSGVPLIRQKLFLLGFAIAAAMDGTNSLNYYFPAIPALGPGAGQSYWDLAQYFTQQPWKAMGWTPLAFYPFLIGLGMLMPLDFLFSVWFFYIFWKMQSVLVVANAWDSDSRMPYANYQAFGAYMLFCVSTLWVSRRYFVQVARRALGRPSDLDDSDEPMRYRTAFLGIGLGLAALIGFAVTLGLAWWLAILFFVIYLALALAITRMRAELGTPVHDLHFTGPDWTLTDLLGPRAIGAQGLGVFSLFYWFNRAYRSHPMPFQLEAFSMADQTSARRETRRWFWVLLLAGGVGMICAFWAMLHCYYYYGGTAKIYGTFGPEAWDRYSTWLRAPAAPNLRVSGAMIVGFLFAGFLQFMRIRFWWWPFHPLAYAVTGSWEMNLMWFPLFLAWLCKSLLIRFGTVRAYQASLPFFYGLILGQFIPGAILNIWGIITRIPVYQFWQ, encoded by the coding sequence GTGTCTAACTTCCATGACATGAATAAGAACGAGGCGGAGGCGCCGGGCGAAGGCGCTCCGGCGGTGGCGGCGGACTCGGGATCGCAGGGGTATCGAAGCGTGACGCTTCGGGCCGTTCTGATCGGATTGGCGTTATTGCCAGTCAACGCCTTTTGGCTGATTTTGATGGAGCGCGTTCGTTACTCCGCGCATCCGACAACCGTATCGCTGTTCTTCAACACGGTATTTATATTGGTTTTTTTGGTCGGGATCAATAGTGCTGTGGCGCGTTTCCTGGGAAAAAAGTGGGCGCTGCGTCAGGGAGAGCTGCTGCTGATCTACGCCATGGTGAATATAGGCTCCTGTATGGCGAGCCACGATTTCATCCAGGTGCTGATCCCATCGCTGAGCTGGCCGTTCTCGCAGGCGACCGCGGCCAACAACTACCAGCTGCTGCTCTGGCCGCACTTGCCGCGATGGGCGATGATGGCCGACAGCGGCGCCGCCAAGGGATTTTGGGAGGGAAACGACAGCCTTTACACGCCGCAGCACCTGCACGCCTGGCTTCTTCCCATGGTTGTGTGGACGACCTTCGTGGTCGTGCTGCTCTTCGTGATGCAGTGTGTCAACGTGCTGATCCGAAAGCAGTGGGCGGACAACGAGCGTCTGGGTTTCCCGCTGACCAAGATTCCGCTGGAGCTTACCGACGCCCAGCCGGGCGGGCGCGGCCAATCGGGCGTTCCGCTGATCCGGCAGAAGCTGTTCCTTCTGGGCTTCGCCATCGCGGCCGCCATGGACGGGACCAACTCCCTCAACTATTACTTTCCGGCGATCCCCGCGCTTGGGCCCGGCGCCGGACAGAGTTACTGGGACCTCGCGCAGTACTTCACGCAGCAGCCCTGGAAGGCGATGGGATGGACGCCGCTCGCGTTCTACCCATTCCTGATCGGCCTGGGAATGCTGATGCCGCTCGACTTCCTGTTCTCCGTTTGGTTTTTCTATATCTTTTGGAAAATGCAGTCGGTGCTGGTGGTCGCCAACGCCTGGGATTCCGATTCGCGGATGCCCTACGCCAACTATCAGGCGTTCGGCGCTTATATGCTGTTCTGCGTTTCGACGCTTTGGGTGAGCCGCCGTTACTTCGTTCAAGTCGCGCGCCGCGCGCTCGGCCGCCCTTCCGATCTTGACGACTCGGACGAGCCGATGCGGTACCGCACGGCCTTTCTGGGGATCGGTCTTGGCCTGGCGGCGCTGATCGGGTTCGCGGTCACCCTGGGACTCGCCTGGTGGCTGGCGATCCTCTTCTTCGTCATCTACCTGGCGCTGGCGCTCGCCATCACCCGGATGCGCGCGGAGCTGGGCACGCCGGTCCACGACCTGCACTTCACGGGACCGGACTGGACGCTTACGGACCTGCTCGGCCCGCGCGCGATCGGCGCGCAGGGCCTGGGCGTTTTCAGTCTGTTCTACTGGTTCAATCGCGCCTATCGCAGTCATCCGATGCCGTTTCAGCTCGAAGCCTTCTCAATGGCCGATCAGACCTCCGCGCGCCGGGAAACCCGCCGCTGGTTCTGGGTCTTGCTGCTCGCCGGCGGCGTCGGGATGATCTGCGCGTTTTGGGCAATGCTGCACTGCTACTACTATTACGGCGGCACGGCGAAAATCTACGGAACCTTCGGCCCGGAGGCATGGGACCGCTACTCGACATGGCTGCGGGCGCCCGCCGCGCCGAACCTCCGCGTCAGCGGCGCCATGATCGTCGGCTTCCTCTTCGCCGGATTCCTCCAATTCATGCGCATCCGGTTCTGGTGGTGGCCCTTCCACCCACTCGCCTACGCCGTCACGGGCTCCTGGGAAATGAACCTCATGTGGTTCCCGCTCTTCCTCGCCTGGCTCTGCAAATCCCTTCTCATCCGCTTCGGGACCGTCCGCGCCTACCAGGCGTCGCTGCCATTTTTCTATGGGTTAATTCTGGGACAGTTCATCCCAGGGGCGATCCTGAACATCTGGGGGATTATCACTCGAATACCCGTCTATCAGTTCTGGCAGTAG
- a CDS encoding protease pro-enzyme activation domain-containing protein, with amino-acid sequence MKIRAFARQIAGAIAALCVISHPADAAQARITLAGHLPVAALANAQAVDQVPDSDPIPLALTLPLRNTAELTDLINRLQDPSDPLYGKYLKPSEFTQRFSPTPEQYQNAISFARANGFTITKQHANRLLLDVSAPAKATENAFAVRLNRYLGSNGHAFYAPDREPSLPASMQGVIANIVGLDNSTVWRPHNSLVTPANIAQNPNQIGTGPGAGMTPNDIRAAYGLTGVTPTGAGQTLGLFQLDGYSPTDITSYQTKYGLPNIPIQNVYVGGLTGPTGDVGGTGEATLDIELQMALAPGASKIVVYQAPNTGAGILACYNQIANDDLATSVSTSWGTPEGNIPYNVLDSENAIFQQMAAQGQTMFAASGDNGAYDDGATLSVDDPAAQPYVTGVGGTTLATTKAGGTWVSEKPWANAADKSRSRLGSGSGGGFSSYWPLPSYQSGFISVASQGSLISRNVPDVALAGDTSTGYSIFFKGGWYIFGGTSCAAPVWSAFAALVNEQRATAGLSPLGFANPALYNLAKTASYATDFHDSTTGTNLFYPAVTKYDLATGLGSFNGINLLSDLAPLPVVTNPTPPKSPTGVTAAAGSTQIFLSWSAVSGATSYNIYRGTKAGAEATTAVKTGVTSPSIADTGLTNGTTYYYKVTAVSGGGESAQSAEVSAKPSSTAFVQILGDPGFESGSSSTPWVASSGVISPNAAYSGAWKAAICGTVNVSDYLYQQATIPATAISAKLSFALKITTTDSLTVRHDYVYIQVRDAATGAVLGNLGYFSNMSASSSYSTKSYSLTAYKGKSIQIWLYDSQDATLPTTFYVDNFALNVQ; translated from the coding sequence GTGAAAATCCGAGCATTTGCACGCCAAATCGCCGGCGCGATCGCCGCGCTATGTGTAATATCCCATCCGGCAGACGCCGCTCAAGCCAGGATTACTCTGGCCGGCCACCTTCCCGTTGCCGCCCTTGCAAACGCGCAAGCGGTCGATCAGGTCCCGGATAGCGATCCGATTCCGCTCGCTTTGACACTGCCGCTCCGCAACACCGCGGAGCTTACCGATTTGATCAATCGGCTCCAGGATCCCTCCGATCCTCTGTACGGGAAGTACCTTAAGCCCAGCGAATTCACGCAGCGATTTTCTCCGACGCCGGAGCAGTATCAAAACGCAATCTCGTTCGCCCGCGCCAACGGCTTCACGATCACCAAACAGCATGCAAACCGATTGCTGCTGGATGTGTCGGCTCCGGCGAAGGCGACGGAAAACGCGTTTGCCGTGCGTCTCAACCGCTACCTCGGGTCCAATGGGCATGCGTTTTACGCCCCGGACCGTGAACCTTCCCTGCCGGCGTCGATGCAAGGCGTCATCGCCAACATCGTCGGTCTCGACAACTCCACGGTCTGGCGGCCGCACAACTCCCTGGTGACGCCCGCCAACATCGCGCAAAATCCCAATCAGATCGGCACTGGCCCCGGCGCCGGCATGACGCCCAACGATATCCGCGCGGCGTACGGCCTGACCGGCGTCACGCCGACCGGCGCCGGGCAAACGCTGGGCTTGTTTCAGCTGGACGGCTATTCCCCGACCGACATCACGTCGTACCAGACCAAATACGGCCTGCCGAATATCCCGATTCAGAATGTTTATGTCGGCGGCCTGACGGGGCCGACCGGCGATGTGGGGGGCACGGGCGAAGCGACTCTGGATATCGAGCTTCAGATGGCGCTGGCTCCCGGAGCCAGCAAGATCGTCGTCTATCAAGCTCCCAATACCGGGGCGGGCATCCTGGCCTGCTACAATCAGATCGCCAACGACGATCTCGCCACTTCCGTCAGCACGTCCTGGGGAACTCCCGAAGGGAATATTCCTTACAACGTGCTCGACTCCGAGAACGCGATCTTCCAGCAGATGGCGGCGCAGGGGCAGACGATGTTCGCCGCATCGGGCGACAACGGCGCCTATGACGACGGCGCCACGCTCAGCGTCGACGACCCGGCGGCGCAGCCCTACGTCACCGGGGTCGGCGGCACAACGCTTGCGACAACGAAGGCCGGAGGAACGTGGGTCTCGGAAAAGCCCTGGGCCAACGCCGCCGACAAATCACGCAGCCGCCTTGGCTCCGGAAGCGGAGGCGGGTTCAGCTCCTACTGGCCTTTGCCTTCGTATCAATCGGGCTTTATCTCGGTGGCGTCGCAGGGCTCTCTCATCTCGCGAAACGTACCGGATGTCGCGCTGGCCGGGGATACCTCCACAGGCTACTCGATCTTCTTCAAAGGCGGCTGGTACATCTTCGGCGGCACGAGCTGCGCGGCGCCGGTGTGGTCGGCGTTCGCCGCGCTCGTCAACGAGCAGCGCGCCACGGCGGGGCTGTCCCCCCTGGGCTTCGCCAACCCCGCGCTTTACAACCTTGCCAAAACCGCCAGCTACGCGACGGACTTCCACGATTCCACCACCGGAACGAACCTGTTTTACCCGGCGGTCACGAAATACGACCTGGCGACCGGGCTTGGCTCCTTCAATGGAATCAACCTGCTCAGCGACCTTGCGCCGCTTCCCGTTGTCACTAACCCCACGCCCCCGAAATCTCCGACGGGCGTGACGGCCGCCGCCGGCAGCACGCAGATCTTCCTGTCCTGGTCCGCTGTCAGCGGCGCGACCAGCTACAACATCTACCGTGGGACAAAAGCGGGCGCAGAAGCGACGACCGCCGTCAAAACCGGCGTGACGTCTCCCTCGATTGCCGACACGGGGCTGACTAACGGAACCACTTACTACTACAAAGTGACCGCCGTGAGCGGCGGAGGCGAAAGCGCCCAATCCGCGGAAGTCAGCGCGAAGCCGTCGAGTACCGCATTCGTGCAGATCCTGGGCGATCCCGGATTTGAAAGCGGATCATCCTCAACGCCATGGGTCGCCTCCAGCGGCGTCATCAGCCCCAACGCGGCGTACAGCGGCGCATGGAAGGCGGCGATCTGCGGGACTGTCAATGTCTCGGATTACCTGTACCAGCAGGCGACAATCCCGGCGACCGCCATCTCAGCGAAACTCTCCTTCGCCCTGAAGATCACCACGACGGACTCACTCACCGTGCGCCACGATTATGTCTACATTCAAGTTCGGGACGCCGCCACGGGAGCCGTCCTTGGAAATCTCGGCTACTTCTCGAACATGAGCGCATCATCGTCGTATTCGACGAAGAGTTACAGTCTGACCGCGTACAAAGGCAAATCGATCCAGATTTGGCTTTACGACAGCCAGGACGCCACGCTGCCGACAACCTTCTACGTCGACAACTTCGCGCTCAACGTCCAATAA
- a CDS encoding RNA polymerase sigma factor has protein sequence MTNSDDKLMERIQERDEAAFDQIVQRYQDALRRHLLRTVRDEDAAGDLLQEVFLRIWTRADQWDGRGGVKPWLFRMATNLALNQLRSVRRRRETTLEPPPTADDDRGRPADWVADAAETPDEAVQRAESVRRLYGMVDQLSEEKREVWTLVYEDEMGMAGAAEKLGIPTGTVKSRLYHARQQLAREWNELVKEWEDIE, from the coding sequence ATGACCAACAGTGACGACAAATTGATGGAGCGCATTCAGGAGCGGGATGAGGCGGCGTTCGATCAAATCGTCCAGCGCTATCAAGACGCCCTGCGCCGGCATCTGCTGCGCACCGTCCGGGATGAAGACGCCGCCGGGGATCTTCTTCAGGAGGTATTCCTGCGGATTTGGACCCGGGCGGACCAGTGGGACGGGCGCGGGGGCGTCAAGCCATGGCTGTTTCGGATGGCGACGAACCTTGCCCTCAATCAGCTCCGATCGGTACGCCGCCGCCGCGAGACGACGCTCGAACCGCCGCCCACAGCCGACGACGACCGGGGTCGGCCCGCCGACTGGGTGGCGGACGCCGCCGAAACGCCCGATGAGGCGGTGCAGCGCGCGGAGAGCGTTCGGCGTCTTTACGGAATGGTCGATCAGTTGTCCGAGGAGAAGCGTGAGGTCTGGACGCTGGTGTATGAGGACGAGATGGGGATGGCGGGAGCGGCGGAAAAGCTCGGCATCCCGACCGGAACGGTCAAATCACGGCTCTATCACGCGCGTCAGCAGCTGGCTCGGGAATGGAATGAGTTGGTGAAGGAATGGGAGGACATCGAATGA
- a CDS encoding putative bifunctional diguanylate cyclase/phosphodiesterase yields the protein MPTINDSFDRLKHTLRDTEDRYQHIVKQVTEVVRQLKETLRDLEERYQHIAEQATDVIFQLDSQGRWVFLNSAWTRLTGYGVDESLGRSFLEVVEESDRASSFEIFTRALRGQKCEGRELNIRTKDGDPRTVEVRARLMEGAEGWALVGVLCDATGRRRAEEALTLEHAFLRDIIDTDPNAIFVTDEHDAFCLVNRAASALCGADADTFIGQRACDLDPSGDYGVLSHLDAAAPGRASGVFDARIIDQSGRVRWLQTVKKPIYSALTGRHYTLGIATDITDRKRLEHELAHQALHDTLTSLPNRVLFMDRVNRALANMRRTSRPNAVIMLDVDNFKVVNDAMGHGAGDRLLIAITERLLTCVRPGDTVARFGGDEFTVLLEDLNHSTDALFVAERILESFKHPLCISGRDVTPTVSMGVAIGHSENELSEELIRNADTAMYQAKTAGKAGFALFDPSMNAQAVERLELEGDLRKAISNGELTLDYQPIVRARNGEITEFEALARWSHPRLGLVPPTKFIPIAEETGLIIPLGLWVLREACAERRRWIADAGANPDLMIAVNVSLTQLRQPNFVSQISAILHETGTEPRHVKIEITETVMMFDAEAMIEKFAALKHLGVRLAIDDFGTGYSSIAYLLRLPVNTVKIDRFFISQIGRQREDEVVIRSIVGMARSLGMEVTCEGVETEAQLAMLRKLDVDFVQGYLIAKPLPPTAVAQTLRQGVPVTP from the coding sequence ATGCCCACGATCAACGACAGTTTCGACCGCCTCAAGCACACCCTTCGCGATACCGAGGACCGCTATCAGCACATCGTCAAACAAGTGACCGAGGTGGTGCGCCAGCTCAAAGAGACTCTGCGTGATCTGGAGGAGCGCTATCAGCATATCGCCGAGCAGGCGACCGATGTGATCTTCCAATTGGACTCTCAGGGGCGGTGGGTCTTTCTCAACTCCGCCTGGACGCGGCTGACCGGTTATGGGGTGGACGAGAGCCTCGGCCGCAGCTTCCTGGAGGTCGTGGAGGAGAGTGATCGGGCGTCGAGTTTCGAGATCTTCACGCGCGCTTTGCGCGGCCAGAAGTGTGAGGGCCGCGAGCTGAACATCCGGACCAAAGACGGCGATCCCCGCACGGTGGAAGTCCGGGCGCGTTTGATGGAGGGGGCCGAAGGCTGGGCGCTGGTCGGCGTTCTGTGCGATGCGACGGGCCGCCGGCGCGCGGAAGAGGCGCTCACGCTGGAGCATGCGTTTCTGCGCGACATCATCGACACCGATCCCAATGCGATCTTTGTCACGGATGAGCATGACGCATTTTGTCTGGTGAACCGCGCGGCGTCCGCTCTGTGCGGAGCGGACGCCGATACGTTTATCGGCCAGCGCGCGTGCGATCTGGATCCTTCCGGGGATTACGGCGTCCTGTCCCATTTGGACGCCGCCGCGCCGGGGCGCGCCAGCGGCGTCTTCGATGCCCGCATCATCGACCAGAGCGGACGCGTGCGCTGGCTCCAGACCGTCAAGAAGCCGATCTATTCCGCGCTGACCGGCAGGCATTACACGCTGGGGATCGCCACGGACATCACCGATCGCAAGCGGCTCGAACACGAGCTCGCGCATCAAGCGCTCCACGATACGCTCACCTCGCTGCCTAACCGAGTGCTGTTTATGGACCGGGTGAACCGGGCGCTGGCGAATATGCGCCGGACGAGCCGGCCGAATGCGGTGATCATGCTGGATGTCGACAACTTTAAAGTCGTCAACGACGCCATGGGGCACGGCGCCGGCGACCGGCTTTTGATCGCGATCACGGAGCGGCTGCTGACCTGTGTCCGCCCCGGCGACACCGTGGCCCGGTTTGGCGGTGATGAGTTTACCGTGCTGCTGGAGGATCTTAACCACTCCACGGACGCCCTGTTCGTGGCGGAGCGCATTCTGGAGAGCTTCAAGCATCCGCTCTGTATCTCCGGCCGCGATGTCACCCCGACCGTCAGTATGGGAGTCGCGATCGGACACAGTGAAAATGAGCTGTCCGAGGAGCTGATCCGGAACGCCGATACGGCCATGTACCAGGCGAAGACGGCCGGCAAGGCGGGCTTTGCGTTATTTGACCCCTCCATGAACGCGCAGGCGGTCGAGCGGCTGGAGCTCGAAGGCGATCTGCGCAAAGCGATTTCGAACGGCGAGCTTACCCTCGATTATCAGCCGATCGTTCGCGCCCGGAACGGAGAAATCACCGAGTTTGAGGCGCTTGCCCGCTGGAGCCATCCGCGCCTCGGCCTCGTGCCGCCCACAAAGTTCATCCCCATCGCCGAAGAGACCGGTCTCATCATTCCCTTGGGGCTCTGGGTGCTGCGGGAAGCCTGCGCGGAGCGCCGGCGCTGGATCGCGGACGCCGGCGCGAACCCCGATCTGATGATCGCCGTCAATGTCTCACTTACCCAGCTTCGCCAGCCGAACTTCGTCAGCCAAATCAGCGCGATCCTCCACGAAACCGGCACGGAGCCCCGGCATGTCAAGATCGAAATCACGGAAACCGTGATGATGTTCGACGCCGAGGCGATGATTGAAAAGTTCGCGGCGCTCAAGCATCTCGGGGTGAGGCTGGCGATTGACGATTTTGGGACCGGCTACTCGTCCATCGCGTATTTGCTGCGCCTGCCCGTCAATACCGTAAAGATCGATCGGTTCTTCATCAGCCAGATCGGCAGGCAGCGGGAGGACGAAGTCGTCATCCGGTCCATCGTGGGAATGGCGCGCTCGCTGGGGATGGAGGTCACCTGCGAAGGGGTGGAGACGGAGGCGCAGCTGGCGATGCTGCGGAAGCTGGATGTCGATTTTGTCCAGGGTTACCTGATCGCGAAACCACTGCCGCCAACGGCCGTCGCCCAGACGCTCCGTCAAGGCGTCCCCGTAACTCCGTAA
- a CDS encoding response regulator — MKKGMILAADDTGESLRLLTQVLNKEGYLVHPASSGELALASARANPPELILLDIHMAGMNGFDVCRRLKIQPETRNVPVVFLSATTDIEERVEGLRLGAVDFVSKPFRTEELLARVETHLELGRLRANLEKVVNERTMKLQVVTEMISIPVKQAIESQDWSLVLRLFEPTAFVMLLWEEESREWLLNLPQAAIDAEPGLAFWRSYVLLGFGRVGAAEAIAEQADIQCERSDRSRDQWRIRSVRAKAAELRGDGPSAVSLAGEGLELAARLGFEERPLGYLWLGSAYCMSGQPMRGEEMFRTACSMCERLEGSRRWLTPVCYSWYGRSLYLQGRLNDALAVCRQSFSLERQYGGPTVAISYMLEADILIGRNLLDVAQQSLEKALDVNGSLDQWFSQPNSWLTAAVFRYARGDVRQGDHVVDDLVEWARRNNAPAVKEKAEAIRVNYWLKEGQIERAWLWSIERKLTAENDFAYAQEPTYLALARLYAHRGANTGDASLLDRAISLLGRLRRSAETDGRMGHALSALIVETLAIAQSGRLDDALASLERCLTMAIPESAFRAFLDEGPMMFDLLQTAAARGVLRETTTGLSAMFQSPLASARPSGAFGYRPSPSQPQSAKSSLDLDRTLQLINPLTDREFELLNLIAAGLTNASLADSLFISNNTVKTHVKHLYQKLNASTRTEAVARARSLGLLAN; from the coding sequence ATGAAAAAGGGCATGATCCTGGCGGCCGACGATACCGGGGAATCCCTGCGCCTGCTGACGCAGGTCCTGAACAAGGAAGGTTACCTCGTACACCCGGCAAGCAGCGGAGAGCTCGCGCTTGCGTCCGCCAGGGCGAACCCTCCGGAGCTCATTCTGCTGGATATCCACATGGCGGGCATGAATGGGTTCGACGTCTGCCGCCGTCTGAAGATCCAGCCCGAGACGCGCAACGTGCCGGTGGTCTTCCTGAGCGCGACAACGGATATCGAGGAGCGCGTGGAGGGGCTTCGCCTGGGCGCCGTCGACTTCGTCTCCAAGCCGTTCCGCACGGAAGAATTGCTGGCGCGAGTCGAGACGCATCTGGAGCTTGGCAGGCTGCGCGCGAATCTGGAAAAGGTCGTGAACGAGCGCACCATGAAGCTTCAGGTGGTGACCGAGATGATCTCCATTCCGGTCAAGCAGGCGATCGAATCTCAGGATTGGAGTCTGGTCCTGCGGCTCTTCGAGCCGACCGCGTTCGTGATGCTGCTTTGGGAGGAAGAATCGCGGGAGTGGCTGCTCAATCTCCCCCAGGCCGCTATCGACGCCGAGCCGGGGCTGGCGTTCTGGCGCTCCTACGTTCTGCTGGGATTCGGCAGAGTCGGCGCGGCGGAAGCCATCGCGGAGCAGGCGGACATTCAATGTGAACGCTCGGACCGTTCGCGGGACCAGTGGCGGATTCGGTCCGTGCGCGCAAAAGCCGCCGAGCTGCGCGGCGACGGCCCCAGCGCGGTCAGTCTGGCGGGCGAAGGACTGGAGCTCGCCGCCCGCCTTGGCTTTGAAGAACGTCCGCTTGGTTATTTGTGGCTGGGAAGCGCCTATTGCATGTCGGGCCAGCCGATGCGCGGCGAGGAGATGTTTCGCACCGCGTGCTCGATGTGCGAGCGGCTGGAAGGCTCGCGCCGCTGGCTCACCCCCGTTTGTTACAGTTGGTACGGTCGCTCTCTCTACCTTCAGGGACGCTTGAACGACGCCCTCGCGGTCTGCCGCCAGTCGTTTTCGCTGGAGCGTCAGTACGGCGGACCGACCGTCGCGATCAGCTACATGCTGGAAGCGGATATCCTGATCGGCCGAAATCTCCTGGATGTGGCGCAGCAGTCGCTGGAAAAAGCCCTGGATGTGAATGGGTCGCTCGACCAGTGGTTCTCGCAGCCGAACTCATGGCTGACCGCCGCCGTCTTCCGTTATGCGCGCGGAGACGTTCGCCAAGGCGACCACGTGGTCGACGATCTCGTGGAGTGGGCGCGCCGAAACAACGCGCCGGCCGTCAAGGAGAAAGCGGAGGCGATCCGCGTTAATTACTGGCTCAAAGAAGGACAGATCGAACGCGCCTGGCTGTGGTCCATCGAACGCAAATTGACGGCGGAGAACGATTTTGCATACGCGCAGGAGCCGACTTATCTGGCGCTCGCGCGCCTGTACGCGCATCGCGGCGCGAATACGGGAGACGCAAGCCTCCTCGACCGCGCGATCTCCCTGCTCGGCCGATTGCGCCGGAGCGCCGAGACGGACGGGCGCATGGGGCACGCCCTGTCGGCGCTGATCGTGGAGACGCTCGCCATCGCGCAGTCCGGTCGCCTGGACGACGCGCTAGCTTCCTTGGAGCGCTGCCTGACCATGGCGATCCCGGAAAGCGCATTCCGGGCGTTTCTGGATGAAGGGCCGATGATGTTCGATCTTCTCCAAACCGCCGCCGCGCGCGGCGTGCTGCGGGAGACGACCACGGGGCTCAGCGCGATGTTCCAAAGCCCCCTCGCGAGCGCCCGGCCCTCCGGCGCGTTCGGATATCGCCCTTCGCCCTCCCAGCCGCAATCCGCGAAATCCAGCCTCGACCTGGACCGAACGCTCCAGCTGATCAATCCATTGACCGACCGGGAGTTCGAGCTGCTCAATCTCATCGCCGCCGGCCTCACCAACGCCAGCCTCGCCGATTCGCTTTTTATCTCGAACAACACCGTCAAAACCCACGTCAAGCACCTGTATCAAAAGCTCAACGCCTCCACGCGCACCGAAGCCGTCGCGCGCGCGCGGTCGCTGGGCCTCCTCGCCAACTAA